GTTAAAATTCAGCAGCATTAAGCTCTCCTCATACCTGAAAAGTTTTTGAAATTACTGTTGTATCGTTCGTTCTAAATCTTTCGCAGCGTCTTTAACCGGAATAGGTTTTAGATTTTTCCGATCGGAACGCTCATTGACATAGTTTTTAGATATTTCAATCCGCTCTTTTAATAATTTTCTGGCATATTCCTCGCGTAAAAGCTTTTCTTTCGGCGGCACAATCGGCTGCGAAAGATTCAGCCTCGCTCTCTTCATGAGCAGTTCTTTTTTAGAAACAGTTTCTCGGGTTTCATCTTGTAACGTTATGTCGTCAGCTCTTTTGATCGTGCCTTCCGCAAAAACTAATTGCAATAACGCAATCAACACCAAAATGACCGAACTTCCGATCACGACGGCATTGATCCGGCGTTGTTTTTCGATTTTTTCAATAACGGCGCGATCCAATTGCGGTGAAACAGTTTGGGCGTTCAGTTCTTTTTCGATGGCCTGGATTTCATCCGAGAAAAGACTTACCGCAGAATCGTCGGCATTTAAAATTTCCGGAATAAATTCTTTTTGCAAAACGGCTTTTTCGCGCAGAACCGGTACCGGTAAATGATGATCGTAGGCGAGAAATTCGATTTTTTCGTTAATGAAATCGTATTGACGCATGACCCACTCTTCGTCGATCTCCAATTCGCGCGCATATTTACGGAGATAGCCTTTGATATACACATCGGAAGCAAAACCAAAATCGCCGCTTTCAATTTTTTTCAAGAACTCAACATTCAAACGCGTGGCGAGTGCAACCGCGTGCAGAGTAACTCCTCGCTGCTCACGCATGCCCTTGAGTTGATCCGCGAACTCTTTAAAGAAATTAATTTTCATACAAAATATTCGTTAAGGCGAGAATAAATCTTTGTAATGGGAAGGCCAACAACATTGTAAAAATCGCCGTCGACGCGTTCGACAAAAATCGCACTGGCATCCTGAATTCCATACGATCCCGCTTTGTCAAAACACGTACCGTCGGCAATGTACGATTCAATTTCTTGAACCGTTAAGGGTCTGAAAGTCACATCCGTTCGTTCAACATCAACCAGCTTACGTTCATCGCTTATACGAACCAGGCAAAAACCGGTATAAACCTGATGGGTTCGCCCGCTCAACATGCTCAGCATTCTGCGCGCATCGTTTGGGTCAGCAGGTTTATTTAAAATATGCTCATCCAATACTACGATCGTGTCGGCGGCTAAAACAATACGATCACGCCACATGTTGGCGATTTCCATCGCTTTACGTTCGGCAAGTAATTGAGCCACTGTCACGGGATCGCTGTGATCGAAATCTTCATCAACGTGGCTGGGATGAACATCAAATTCAAAACCAACTTGTCTCAATAATTGAGCGCGTCGCGGCGAAGCAGACGCCAGAACCAAGGTACCAAATTTTTGAAGGAACAAATTATTTTTTGGCATCCAAAACTGAGGAAGATTGTCGATACCGAACTGACAAAATGTGCTTGTGTAACTAACTCAGAAATATAGCAGAAACAACGAGAAGTTACAAGCATTTTTTCTAACAAAACAATGACTTAGGGGGCATTTGAGAGAGATTGAAAAAAATTACGACGCCTTTTAAAAATAATCGTTTCAAAGCGGAATATTGCCGTGTTTTTTCTTCGGATTGGAATCGACTTTATTTTCGAGCATTTTGAGGGCTTTGATTAATTTTGGACGCGTCAATTGCGGTTCGATCACGTCGTCGATATATCCACGCTCGGCAGCGCTGTACGGATTGGCAAATTTGTCTTTATATTCTTCGATCAACTTCTCTTCCATGGCCTGGGAGTTTTCGGAAGCATCGATTTCCTTTTT
This is a stretch of genomic DNA from bacterium. It encodes these proteins:
- a CDS encoding helix-turn-helix domain-containing protein, whose translation is MKINFFKEFADQLKGMREQRGVTLHAVALATRLNVEFLKKIESGDFGFASDVYIKGYLRKYARELEIDEEWVMRQYDFINEKIEFLAYDHHLPVPVLREKAVLQKEFIPEILNADDSAVSLFSDEIQAIEKELNAQTVSPQLDRAVIEKIEKQRRINAVVIGSSVILVLIALLQLVFAEGTIKRADDITLQDETRETVSKKELLMKRARLNLSQPIVPPKEKLLREEYARKLLKERIEISKNYVNERSDRKNLKPIPVKDAAKDLERTIQQ
- a CDS encoding Maf family protein; protein product: MPKNNLFLQKFGTLVLASASPRRAQLLRQVGFEFDVHPSHVDEDFDHSDPVTVAQLLAERKAMEIANMWRDRIVLAADTIVVLDEHILNKPADPNDARRMLSMLSGRTHQVYTGFCLVRISDERKLVDVERTDVTFRPLTVQEIESYIADGTCFDKAGSYGIQDASAIFVERVDGDFYNVVGLPITKIYSRLNEYFV